In one Alnus glutinosa chromosome 12, dhAlnGlut1.1, whole genome shotgun sequence genomic region, the following are encoded:
- the LOC133851295 gene encoding lysine-specific demethylase JMJ31 isoform X1, translated as MDESLRVQRFEEPPSSNEFETLIEPRNVPAVFAGCVKDWAALVKWNPSNGGLDYLQERVGSCIVEAMLSRSAPVFYGDLRSHERVPLPFSTFIGYCKQQNQIKDCGRNVCSELEGYGLTGPNAEHGEDAPRQIYLAQVPIMNVEKEERVQLEILREDTEMPAFLERKPLASINLWMNNAEARSSTHYDPHHNLLCVVAGRKQVVLWPPSASPMLYPMPIYGEASNHSSVALENPDISIYPRAECSMEYSQKVVLHAGDALFIPEGWFHQVDSDNLTVAINFWWRSNVMTCMLEHMDAYYLRRILRRLMDKEMDQVLNKSSSAGIGKMKRHISELPSNGKSDYSGNELDQACEEMDLKGKELQHKNLLELEPFALQVLHELVSLVHDHVHVSDQSQPVQSTFINDSAARVKGECKEIAAANLFHLDDDPVAKILLTLEPSTLQHVFLAMAYNFPRTLEALILHLLSPVGAEVLTRKFDETDQQITEEDRNKFYQVFYGAFDDQFTVMDAILNGKESFALQAFKNVLDKFMGVNLDGQKPKAGTK; from the exons ATGGACGAGTCCCTTCGAGTCCAAAGATTCGAAGAACCTCCTTCGTCCAATGAATTCGAGACTCTGATCGAACCCCGAAACGTTCCCGCG GTGTTTGCTGGATGTGTTAAGGACTGGGCAGCTTTGGTCAAGTGGAATCCATCGAATGGCGGCCTCGACTAtttgcag GAACGGGTAGGATCATGTATTGTGGAGGCCATGCTGTCAAGATCTGCGCCTGTATTTTATGGTGATCTGAGAAGCCACGAGAGG gttccCTTACCATTTTCTACCTTCATTGGTTACTGTAagcaacaaaatcaaatcaaagatTGTGGTCGCAATGTCTGTTCCGAATTGGAAGGATACGGGCTAACAGGACCCAATGCAGAACATGGAGAAGATGCTCCTAGACAAATCTATTTAGCACAG GTACCAATTATGAATGTTGAGAAAGAAGAGAGGGTTCAGTTGGAAATTCTGAGGGAAGACACTGAAATG CCTGCATTTTTGGAGAGGAAACCTTTAGCTTCTATCAACCTGTGGATGAACAATGCTGAAGCTAGATCAAGCACTCACTATGATCCACACCATAACCTTCTATGCGTAGTTGCTGGCCGCAAACAAG TGGTCTTATGGCCTCCTTCTGCTAGTCCCATGCTATACCCGATGCCAATATATGGGGAGGCCTCAAACCATAG TTCTGTTGCTTTAGAAAACCCTGATATTTCAATTTATCCGAGAGCAGAATGCTCTATGGAGTACTCGCAGAAGGTTGTTCTTCATGCAGGTGATGCGCTTTTCATTCCTGAAGGCTG GTTCCACCAAGTAGATAGTGATAATTTGACCGTTGCTATTAACTTTTGGTGGCGGTCCAACGTGATGACTTGCATGTTAGAACACATGGATGCATATTATTTGCGCAGAATATTGAGAAG ATTGATGGACAAAGAAATG GACCAAGTGCTAAATAAGTCCTCTTCCGCTGGAATTGGGAAAATGAAGAGGCACATAAGCGAGCTGCCTAGTAATGGAAAATCAG ATTATTCTGGCAACGAATTGGATCAGGCATGTGAGGAAATGGATTTGAAAGGGAAAGAACTGCAGCATAAGAATCTTTTGGAGCTGGAACCTTTCGCTCTCCAGGTGCTTCATGAACTTGTTTCTCTGGTCCATGACCATGTTCATGTTTCTGATCAAAGTCAACCAGTGCAATCTACTTTCATAAATGATTCTGCTGCTAGAGTGAAAGGTGAATGCAAGGAAATCGCTGCAGCTAATTTATTTCACTTGGATGATGATCCAGTCGCTAAAATTCTTTTGACCCTTGAACCAAGTACTCTGCAACATGTATTTCTTGCCATGGCG tacaACTTCCCAAGAACTTTGGAGGCTCTAATACTTCATTTACTTTCACCAGTGGGGGCAGAAGTTCTTACAAGGAAATTCGATGAGACGGATCAACAGATCACTGAGGAAGATCG GAACAAATTCTACCAGGTCTTTTATGGTGCATTTGATGATCAATTTACTGTAATGGATGCAATTCTAAATGGGAAAGAGTCATTTGCTCTCCAG
- the LOC133851296 gene encoding uncharacterized protein LOC133851296, whose product MQWVAGEDSSCSRRDDEGGARTEWLMSCVRWWFSGKHVWVFSRWCVVSGGEEGWEEGFGFEGFLFRVLGWGLAHGGGALLLFVEVVRLESSRLVKLRVPLVEMLELDLLPMVTPKDSEEARMALDCFVMEKKPPVKDLPLNPLGKEHPARVLFVQGTPRLARKILPHLNLRMWRNLLMRMMGWVVGSLLNCSFAFGLGLKPTFSFKGFRLGRVMTNPKSKKQTEVTGPGLPLDPLVGIEFCLGFGSSSGLQWLEVTTAVALGGRLIASTNSELFEGAEDTLARPFFFPPEGASSCLNMSSATALSSACFQGICKMGGRSCAFSSVASRV is encoded by the coding sequence ATGCAGTGGGTGGCCGGAGAAGATTCATCTTGTTCTCGGAGGGACGATGAGGGCGGGGCTAGAACAGAGTGGTTGATGAGTTGTGTAAGGTGGTGGTTTTCTGGAAAACACGTCTGGGTCTTCTCTCGATGGTGTGTTGTCTCCGGTGGAGAAGAAGGATGGGAAGAAGGATTTGGGTTTGAAGGTTTCCTCTTCAGGGTGCTCGGGTGGGGCTTGGCGCATGGTGGTGGTGCTCTACTGTTGTTCGTGGAGGTGGTGAGGTTAGAGTCTAGTCGTCTTGTCAAGCTGCGAGTTCCGTTGGTTGAGATGCTTGAACTTGATCTTCTCCCAATGGTGACACCAAAAGACTCGGAGGAGGCGAGAATGGCGCTGGACTGCTTTGTGATGGAGAAGAAACCACCGGTTAAGGACTTGCCACTGAATCCGCTGGGCAAGGAACATCCAGCACGTGTTCTCTTTGTCCAAGGCACACCAAGATTAGCGAGGAAGATATTGCCTCACTTGAATCTGCGTATGTGGAGGAATCTTCTAATGAGGATGATGGGTTGGGTTGTTGGGTCATTGCTGAATTGTTCGTTTGCTTTCGGGTTGGGTCTAAAACCCACTTTCAGTTTTAAAGGTTTTCGTCTAGGCCGAGTTATGACAAACCCCAAATCAAAGAAGCAGACTGAGGTTACGGGTCCAGGACTCCCTTTGGATCCTTTAGTGGGTATTgagttttgtttgggttttgggtcttCATCGGGTCTTCAATGGCTGGAGGTGACGACGGCAGTTGCCCTCGGTGGTAGGTTGATTGCTTCGACCAATTCTGAGTTGTTTGAAGGCGCCGAAGATACTCTTGCGAGGCCGTTTTTCTTTCCTCCTGAAGGCGCTAGCTCTTGCTTGAACATGTCGTCCGCCACTGCTCTGTCTTCGGCCTGTTTCCAAGGGATTTGCAAGATGGGCGGTCGAAGTTGCGCCTTCTCTTCTGTTGCTAGTAGGGTCTAG
- the LOC133851295 gene encoding lysine-specific demethylase JMJ31 isoform X2, translating into MDESLRVQRFEEPPSSNEFETLIEPRNVPAVFAGCVKDWAALVKWNPSNGGLDYLQERVGSCIVEAMLSRSAPVFYGDLRSHERVPLPFSTFIGYCKQQNQIKDCGRNVCSELEGYGLTGPNAEHGEDAPRQIYLAQVPIMNVEKEERVQLEILREDTEMPAFLERKPLASINLWMNNAEARSSTHYDPHHNLLCVVAGRKQVVLWPPSASPMLYPMPIYGEASNHSSVALENPDISIYPRAECSMEYSQKVVLHAGDALFIPEGWFHQVDSDNLTVAINFWWRSNVMTCMLEHMDAYYLRRILRRLMDKEMDQVLNKSSSAGIGKMKRHISELPSNGKSDYSGNELDQACEEMDLKGKELQHKNLLELEPFALQVLHELVSLVHDHVHVSDQSQPVQSTFINDSAARVKGECKEIAAANLFHLDDDPVAKILLTLEPSTLQHVFLAMAEGCCCGSSVWL; encoded by the exons ATGGACGAGTCCCTTCGAGTCCAAAGATTCGAAGAACCTCCTTCGTCCAATGAATTCGAGACTCTGATCGAACCCCGAAACGTTCCCGCG GTGTTTGCTGGATGTGTTAAGGACTGGGCAGCTTTGGTCAAGTGGAATCCATCGAATGGCGGCCTCGACTAtttgcag GAACGGGTAGGATCATGTATTGTGGAGGCCATGCTGTCAAGATCTGCGCCTGTATTTTATGGTGATCTGAGAAGCCACGAGAGG gttccCTTACCATTTTCTACCTTCATTGGTTACTGTAagcaacaaaatcaaatcaaagatTGTGGTCGCAATGTCTGTTCCGAATTGGAAGGATACGGGCTAACAGGACCCAATGCAGAACATGGAGAAGATGCTCCTAGACAAATCTATTTAGCACAG GTACCAATTATGAATGTTGAGAAAGAAGAGAGGGTTCAGTTGGAAATTCTGAGGGAAGACACTGAAATG CCTGCATTTTTGGAGAGGAAACCTTTAGCTTCTATCAACCTGTGGATGAACAATGCTGAAGCTAGATCAAGCACTCACTATGATCCACACCATAACCTTCTATGCGTAGTTGCTGGCCGCAAACAAG TGGTCTTATGGCCTCCTTCTGCTAGTCCCATGCTATACCCGATGCCAATATATGGGGAGGCCTCAAACCATAG TTCTGTTGCTTTAGAAAACCCTGATATTTCAATTTATCCGAGAGCAGAATGCTCTATGGAGTACTCGCAGAAGGTTGTTCTTCATGCAGGTGATGCGCTTTTCATTCCTGAAGGCTG GTTCCACCAAGTAGATAGTGATAATTTGACCGTTGCTATTAACTTTTGGTGGCGGTCCAACGTGATGACTTGCATGTTAGAACACATGGATGCATATTATTTGCGCAGAATATTGAGAAG ATTGATGGACAAAGAAATG GACCAAGTGCTAAATAAGTCCTCTTCCGCTGGAATTGGGAAAATGAAGAGGCACATAAGCGAGCTGCCTAGTAATGGAAAATCAG ATTATTCTGGCAACGAATTGGATCAGGCATGTGAGGAAATGGATTTGAAAGGGAAAGAACTGCAGCATAAGAATCTTTTGGAGCTGGAACCTTTCGCTCTCCAGGTGCTTCATGAACTTGTTTCTCTGGTCCATGACCATGTTCATGTTTCTGATCAAAGTCAACCAGTGCAATCTACTTTCATAAATGATTCTGCTGCTAGAGTGAAAGGTGAATGCAAGGAAATCGCTGCAGCTAATTTATTTCACTTGGATGATGATCCAGTCGCTAAAATTCTTTTGACCCTTGAACCAAGTACTCTGCAACATGTATTTCTTGCCATGGCG GAGGGCTGCTGCTGTGGAAGCTCTGTATGGCTgtaa